A region of the Haematobia irritans isolate KBUSLIRL chromosome 5, ASM5000362v1, whole genome shotgun sequence genome:
tcgggccgactattttataccctgcaccactttgtagatctaaattttcgataccatatcacatccgtcaaatgtgttgggggggtatatataaaggtttgtcccaaatacatacatttaaatatcactcgatttggccagaatttgatagacttttgcaaaatctatagactcaaaatttaagttggctaatgcactagggtggaacacaattttagtaaaaacaagtaaggaaagtctaaagtcgggcggggccgattatattataccctgcaccactttgtagatctaaattttcgataccatatcacatgtgttgggtgctatatataaaggtttgtcccaaatacatacatttaaatatcactcgatttggacagaatttgatagacttttacacaatctatagactcaaaatttaagttggctattgcactagggtggaacacaatgttagtaaaaaataaatatgggaaacatttaaatctgaagcaattttaaggaaacttcgcaaaagttaatttatgatttatcgctcgatatatatgtattagaagtttaggaaaattagagtcatttttacaacttttcgactaagaagtggcgatttaacaaggaaaatgttggtattttgaccatttttgtcgaaatcagaaaaacatatatatgagagctatatctaaatctgaaccgatttcaatcaaatttggcacacatgactatattactaattgtacttctagtgcaaaatttcaaccaaattgggccaaaactttggcttctggggccatataagtccatatcgggcgaaaaatatatatggaagctatatctaaatctgaaccgatttcaatcaaatttggcacatatgactatactaccaattgtactccttgtgcaaaatttcaagctaatcgggataaaactctggcttctgggtccatataagtgcatatcgggcgaaagatatatatgggagctatatctaaatctgaaccgatttgaataaaatttggcacacttagctacactactaattgtactccctgtgcaaaatttcaaccaaattgggccaaaattctggctttgaggaccatattagtccatatcgggcgaaagatatatatgggagctatatctaaatctgaaccgatttcaatcaaattttgcacacttgactatactactaattgtactcctagtgcaaaatttcaaccaaattcggccaaaaatctggcttctggggccatataagtccatatcgggcgaaagatatatatgggagctatatctaaatctgaaccgatttcaataaatttttgcacacttgactatacgactaagtgttatgattgtacaaaatttcaagcaaatcgatataaaactctggctgctgggtccatattagtgcatatcgggcgaaagatatatatgggagttatatctaaatctgaatcgatttcttccaaaatcaatagggttctattctgatcaaaaacaggaacttgtgccaaatttgaagtcgattggactaaaactgcgacctagactttgatcacaaaaatgtgttcacagacagacggacgcacattggggtttttgataccaaaaatgggaattaattgaaaaatgaaatttaggagaaccgaaaaaatgtttatagtcggtaaaagtacacaaaattccacatcactagcgcaaaaattgtgtctttgacaagtaccgttgtgtcactatatatgtttgaagttggagttattttacgttttccttgcgtgcgatataaatgtaaattattggtgtcttaaaaattagttttgagtgttttctaaagcgataattaaaaaaaataataatggaaccTTCATTCTCAGGTTAGTAAGATTattattgtgttttttgtttttatatgtgttattatttgaaatttagtttcgctcgtaagtctttaaattagaggatttcgagaaatatgtcgacaaatagttgtgaataaagccaaattaagtaaaaaagtttattttttctaaaacaataaactcttttgaaagcatagatgaaaaagttgtctgcacttttttgcacattttgaaattaaatggaaatacatttttcaacccctggtactatatgtccccaaccgtgcacaaatatttattacttggagcagaaataattaaccacgctttacttccgattggacagttgtcggaagaagcgcaagaagctcgaaacaaagattttaaaaattttagagagcattttttgcgaaaatgttctatggaaaaatcaaatgaagagatatttaaaatactgttaattaacatacttcggatccagttatatcagaaatgagaaattaaaagagaagaaaccccacaatttgcctatggaagcaattcaaatgttgatatttgagtcaaatcttgatggtgatcaaaatgccagtgttgatgataatgatccatatagtaattttactgacgatgatgattgtgatgatgatgataataattgttaagaatcagatcaaaaagcagatattcattctctttttttgttgcaaattaactaatggaaaacaaataaaaagtggactaaaaaatatttaaaatttgattggttttatgtcttttagtgaatttggccgaaaaaagttaaaactataaaCAGGGAAAACTACTTCGAATTAATTCCCGCTTTTGACATCAAAACCCCACTGTGctacgtatagaaataaaattttggaaaattttctatagaaataaaattttggcaaaaattttctatagaaatgaaattttggcaaaatttcctataaaaatgaaattttggcaaaatttcttataaaatttaaattttgacaaaaaattttgacaaaattttcgatagaaataacattttgacaaaatttccaatagaaatgaaattttgacaaaattttctataaaaatagaattttgagaaaattttctgcagaaataaaattttctattaaaataaaattttgacaaaattttctataaaaataaaattttgacaaaattttcttaagaaataaaattttgagaaattttctatagaaataaaattttgagaaattttctatagaaataaagttttgagaaaattttctatagaaataaaattgtgagaacattttctctggaaataaaattttgacaaaattttcttcacaaataaaattatgataaaattttctttaaaaataaatttttgacaaaattttctatagaaataaattttttataaaattttctgtatgaaaaaaattttgataaaatttactgtaggaaaaaaattgataaaatttactgtagaaatgaaaaaaaatctaaaagaagtaaaattgtaaccaaaattttcaattgaaataaaaattttcaatagcaaaaaattttgacaacattttctatgacaaaaaaattggaaaaattttatatagcaaaatattttgcaatcttgcaaaattttatttctatagaaatttttttcaaaattgtgtttctatacattttgttctatagaaactctttgcaaaattttattggtataaaaaattttgtcaatgttttttgctatagaaaatttttcattttttttttgctatagcaaattatgccaacatttaatttctatagattttttttttttcaaatttttgtcaaaattttatttctataggatgtgttggcaaaatttttctatacatttttttctatagaaactgtttgcaaaattttattggtataaaaaattttgtcaaagttttttgctatagaaaatttgttcatttttttgctatagaaaattatgccaacatttaatttctaaagatttttttttcaaatttctgtcaaaattttatttctataggatgtgttgtcaaaattttatttctatagaaaacttttgcaaggttgtatttctacagaaaaatttgtccaaaattgtaAGTTTTGAAAGttttcttgctatagaaaattttgtcatttttttgctatggaaaattttttcaaaattttatttctatagaaaattttgtaaacaaatttttgctatagaaaatttaacaatacccttatttccataggatatgttgtcaatttttttctacaataaattgttaaaccttgtttgcaatagaaaattttgtcaaaaattttttgctataaaaaattttttaataaattttctatagaaatgaaatttttacaaaataaatgtatagaaatataattttgtaaaaaattaaattttgccaaatttttctttagaaataaaaatttgcaaaacatttctatagaaataaaattttgataaaattgtctattgaaataaaattttgcaaaatttttctatacttgtatatagaaaaaaaaaaatagtttgcaaaacatttatatagaaataaaattttgataaaattatctattgaaataaaatgttgcaaaatttttctatactcgtatatagaaaaaaaaaatattttgcaaaacatttatatagaaataaaattttgacaaaattgtctattgaaataaaattttgcaaaatttttctatagcaaaaaaattttccaaaaattttctatggaaataaaattttgtgagaatttttatagaaataaaatttagagaaagttttctattttctatatactacctctaaattttgtacaagaataaatatttaaccttttattttttgtagaaaaactttattatacaaaaatttttatatgtggaGATATTATCAATTCCAGTTTTTCTTTCTTCCCACTTGACCTTTGGTTTTCAAGCCTCCACCTCCACCATAACTTGCTCTATTTCCAATGTCTACAGCATTATCAAAGCCCAGTGGGGTTTCTCCGTAGACATTTCTAGGATTGTCCACGAACTGTTCACCAATCTGTTCTTCCAAGCCACCACATTCGTTTTCACAAGCCTCTAGACTTaggaatttattttgattttggtcaCAATTATCCGAGGTAAAAATTTTACACTGCATATCGGAAACATCATAGAaccaataatttttgataaataccCTGGGTTTTCTACAAGGCTCCAATGAAGCCACAGGTTTTTGTAAACAGAAACTTTTATCCATATCCAAATCGTAGGTATCATCAATGGTTTTATATCGATCTGGTTTATCCAATGGACCAATACGATAGGGTTCTCTGAATGTCCTCGGTGTGGTATAAGAAGAACCTCGCAAAGGACGTTGGGTAGTTGTCATCCTGGTATTTAGTTTGGCATATTTATTGGGATTTTGGGTAGTcgttagatttttatttttccgcTTTCTTGCATTGTCATTATAGTTGGTTTCCAAATCTCCAGTAAGTGAAGGATTTTCATCATCATATGAATTAAGTTTaagttttctattttctatatactacctctaaattttgtacaagaataaatatttaaccttttattttttgtagaaaaactttattatacaaaaatttttatatgtggaGATATTATCAATTCCAGTTTTTCTTTCTTCCCACTTGACCTTTGGTTTTCAAGCCTCCACCTCCACCATAACTTGCTCTATTTCCAATGTCTACAGCATTATCAAAGCCCAGTGGGGTTTCTCCGTAGACATTTCTAGGATTGTCCACGAACTGTTCACCAATCTGTTCTTCCAAGCCACCACATTCGTTTTCACAAGCCTCTAGACTTaggaatttattttgattttggtcaCAATTATCCGAGGTAAAAATTTTACACTGCATATCGGAAACATCATAGAaccaataatttttgataaataccCTGGGTTTTCTACAAGGCTCCAATGAAGCCACAGGTTTTTGTAAACAGAAACTTTTATCCATATCCAAATCGTAGGTATCATCAATGGTTTTATATCGATCTGGTTTATCCAATGGACCAATACGATAGGGTTCTCTGAATGTCCTCGGTGTGGTATAAGAAGAACCTCGCAAAGGACGTTGGGTAGTTGTCATCCTGGTATTTAGTTTGGCATATTTATTGGGATTTTGGGTAGTcgttagatttttatttttccgcTTTCTTGCATTGTCATTATAGTTGGTTTCCAAATCTCCAGTAAGTGAAGGATTTTCATCATCATATGAATTAAATGGATTGCCACTTAAACGTTCACTACCATAAATATGATTGACATTCTCATAGGGATTTTTATTGTTATCGCCATAACGATCTGCTGTTGGTCTGGCTATTTGAGATCTCATATCAAAGTCATCAATGGATGTGGTAATGCCGTCCACATATTGATCATCATCGTTTCCATTGGGACCTTGATCATAATCTAAGGGACTAAGGCCATATGTATTGCGGTTTGTAGATCTTCCACCAGAGAATGAGCCTGGAATATTACCTCCACAATAAGTGCCTTCACAGGGTTCACTTTGAGATAATTCAACTGGTTTACCAGCACTCTAGAAGTATAAAAAGGGAGGAATTCAAATTTTAGGGTTGTGTCACATCGACAAGAAGTCACGATTACGGATATTAAACTGTCAAACGATCTCTGTCTTATGTGCTGCTCTGACAACTAGATTTATTGTACAACTTTTTGaggatttatttcaaacaatggcAAACCTTATGTGCCTGCTAATGAAATAATTAGGAGTCCCATCCGAATTAaccatgttttataaaaaaaatcctcaaaaaatgtttacagatAATCAGCAGTCAAGTcgccaagtaaaattttgacaatcagcTGATTAATGTTTACTACATTTGGTAACGCTAAATTATTGCTTTCATTACCTGACATTTCTCTCTGGCATAGGGATTTACATAACCACGTGTTCTAGTCCTTTCGCCAGCTCCACAACTATTGGAACACTCGGAAAACCTTGACCAAGGAGTAAGTTCACACTCTGCACTGGTATAACGGACTGTTGGCGATGGCATTGCCATTGCTGGAACATTAACGTTGCTATCAAAACAAGGTCCACTACAATCTTGATTTTGTCTTAATATCTCCTGACAGTTCTTTTTCTTTGCCACATCGGGGTCTTTGTAATCTCTTAGACGATATTGTGTACCTTGACCACATTTAACACTGCATTCACTCCATTCAGTCCAAGGATGGGTATCACATTCTAAAGGACTCTCATTTTGACTACCTTCATCAACGCATCGACCATATGTTCGTTTACGGGTAACACGTAAAGTACCCAAAGGTTTCATTGGTGCTCCGGTTTTGTCATAAAATGGAGAATGTTCATCACTGGGAAATGAGGAGGTTATACGTCTCACTACATCTGGTGGTATTTGAGCTTGATCAGGAGACtgtgaaaaatgaaaaatttgatgcGACATTAATTACcggtttttcataaaattttgacaaaattttctatagaaataaatttttgacaaaattttctatagaaataaaatttttgacaaaattgtctatagaaacaaaatttagacaaaattttccagagaaataaaattttgacaaaattttctatagtaaaccaaattttgaaacaaatttctgtaacaaacaattctgccatagaaataaatgttaaaaaaaaatttctataacaaaaattttttaaatacataaacttatgacataattttcaatttggataaaaaaattgaagaaacagtattgacaaaattttctgtagaaataaattttttagaaaatgttctatagaaatataattttgacaaagttttctatagaaataaaatttttaggaaattttctatagaaataaaatttttagaaaattttctacaaaaaataaaattttgacaaaattttctatagaaatataattttgacaaccttttctatagaaatacaattttgacaaaattttctatagaaatataaatttgacaaaattttctatagaaaaaaattttgacaaaattttctataggaataaaattttgacaaaattttctatagaaataaaatttttacaacattttctatagaaataaaatttttagaaaattttctatagaaatataaacttgacaaaattttctatagaaataaaatttttagaaaattttctatagaaatataaatttgacaaaattttctatagaaaaaatttttgacaaaatattctataggaataaaattttgacaaaattttctatagaaataaaatttttacaatttttttttttagaaataaaattttgacaaaattttctatagaaataaaattttgacaaaattttctatagaaataaaattttgacaaaattttctatagaaataaaatttttagaaaattttctacagaaataaaattttgacaaaattttctatagaaataaaatttttacaaaattttctatagaaataaatttttgtgaaaattttcttagaaatataattttgagaaaattttctatagaaataaaattttgataaaatttcctatagaaataaaatttttaaaaaaatattttatagaaatgaaatttagacaaaattttctaatgaaataaaattttgacaaaattttctatagtaaaacaaatttttaaattttctatagaaccaaaatgttgacacaattttctctagaaataaaattttgacaaaatttcctgtagaaataaaattttgacaaaatttcctgtagaaataaaattaaaaaagctattgaaataaaattttgacaaaattttctgtagcaaccaaatttttacaaaactttctataaacttttgagaatattttctatagaaataaaattttcacacaattttctatagaaaaaaaaaattcagtaaatttctataaaattaaatttggacacatttttctaaaaaaaaaacattttgacaaaactttcaataaaaaaataaaatttaaccaaattttctatagaaaaaaatttcagtaaattttctctagcaaaAAATGGTtgcaaattttctccagaaataaaattttgacaaaattttccatagaaataagtttttgacaaaattttccattttgacaaaattttccacagaaataagattttgacaaaattttttatagaaataaaattttgacgaagttttgtagaaataaaattttgaaaaaaatttttacagaaataaaattttgacaaatgtctcTGTCATTAAAGATCACAAAaaaatgtggagaaaattttctaaagtaaaaaaaattttgagaacattatctaaagtgaaaaaattttgagaaaattttctgtagtaaaaaaattttgaaaaatttttctacagcaagaaaataaatagaaataaagttttgacaaaattttctataagattttgacaaaattttttatagaaataaatttttttcgacattttctatagaaataaaatattgacgaagttttatagaaataaaattttgacaaaattttttacagaaataaaattttgatgaatgtcTCTGTCACtaaaaatcaccaaaaaaatgtggagaacattttctaaagtaaaaacaaaaaaaatgttgagaaaattttctaaagtaacaaaattttgagaaaattttctgtagtaaaaaaattttgaaaaatttttctacagcaagaaaataaatagaaataaaattttgacaaattttattacagaaataaaattttggcaaatgtctCTGTCATTAAAGATCACCAAaaaatgtggagaaaattttctaaagtaaaaaaaatttgagaaaatttt
Encoded here:
- the LOC142239647 gene encoding uncharacterized protein LOC142239647, which translates into the protein MNSFGLLFACVLIVIALVQKCLAGCYRIPQGATGDRSPVDENYQILIDGNPSSYLPGMVYNISLSCPETLKFMSFTLLVEAENSNLNSRSELLGKFEIINSAETKFSNLCENMVESSNTNLKHRVSVSWMAPDNADSDCVFFKAAILQHRTVWFMDDGYLTKKLCREHVDEINSQLPPVDPCCACDEAKYEIVLERNWTRNTHPKDFPLEAWRTSFGTMIGASHSVDYTFWSYGSAASQGLRELAEHGSSTTLEMEIKSHSESGNIRTIIKAPGIKYRPNAQGKTLANVRVGPKHHMISLVSKINPSPDWILGVASMELCTENCRWIESKVLNLYPWDVGTDSGPTYMSPDQAQIPPDVVRRITSSFPSDEHSPFYDKTGAPMKPLGTLRVTRKRTYGRCVDEGSQNESPLECDTHPWTEWSECSVKCGQGTQYRLRDYKDPDVAKKKNCQEILRQNQDCSGPCFDSNVNVPAMAMPSPTVRYTSAECELTPWSRFSECSNSCGAGERTRTRGYVNPYAREKCQSAGKPVELSQSEPCEGTYCGGNIPGSFSGGRSTNRNTYGLSPLDYDQGPNGNDDDQYVDGITTSIDDFDMRSQIARPTADRYGDNNKNPYENVNHIYGSERLSGNPFNSYDDENPSLTGDLETNYNDNARKRKNKNLTTTQNPNKYAKLNTRMTTTQRPLRGSSYTTPRTFREPYRIGPLDKPDRYKTIDDTYDLDMDKSFCLQKPVASLEPCRKPRVFIKNYWFYDVSDMQCKIFTSDNCDQNQNKFLSLEACENECGGLEEQIGEQFVDNPRNVYGETPLGFDNAVDIGNRASYGGGGGLKTKGQVGRKKNWNYIENRKLKLNSYDDENPSLTGDLETNYNDNARKRKNKNLTTTQNPNKYAKLNTRMTTTQRPLRGSSYTTPRTFREPYRIGPLDKPDRYKTIDDTYDLDMDKSFCLQKPVASLEPCRKPRVFIKNYWFYDVSDMQCKIFTSDNCDQNQNKFLSLEACENECGGLEEQIGEQFVDNPRNVYGETPLGFDNAVDIGNRASYGGGGGLKTKGQVGRKKNWN